One window of Oncorhynchus masou masou isolate Uvic2021 chromosome 33, UVic_Omas_1.1, whole genome shotgun sequence genomic DNA carries:
- the LOC135528418 gene encoding acyl-coenzyme A diphosphatase FITM2-like, with protein MSRCTIPIPSAIIFPSGNMADVDIIVNKFVALWRIPFVRLKLPWTFLVLSMVGSLVKSTQLVPETYFSNSRNVLNMYFVKVSWGWTLLLLTPFIFLIYYKDSLTFALRRMSSLVVATAIWYTFTETFFYIEDATGTCHRDQVPHKEFTTKWRCRNAGGQWDGYDISGHSFILSYSALIIAEEMAPMATMERNRNIVLDLLYVSLNGIVFIWIWMFMCTSVYFHNFWQNGLGTVFGILAWFVTYRVWYPKPLSPGLPLKPTKQS; from the exons ATGTCACGGTGTACCATACCAATCCCCTCAGCCATTATCTTTCCAAGTGGCAACATGGCAGACGTGGATATCATCGTGAACAAGTTTGTGGCACTTTGGAGGATACCGTTTGTCCGTCTTAAATTGCCGTGGACATTCTTGGTTCTTTCCATGGTGGGATCCCTTGTCAAGTCGACACAGCTCGTCCCGGAGACATATTTTAGCAACAGCAGAAATGTTCTCAATAT GTATTTTGTCAAAGTGTCCTGGGGCTGGACTTTATTGCTGTTGACCCCATTCATCTTCCTCATATACTACAAAGACAGCTTGACCTTTGCCCTCCGGCGAATGAGCTCATTGGTGGTGGCCACAGCCATTTGGTACACCTTCACCGAGACCTTCTTCTACATTGAAGATGCCACAGGTACATGCCACAGGGATCAAGTCCCTCATAAAGAATTCACCACAAAGTGGAGATGCAGGAATGCTGGGGGTCAATGGGACGGCTATGACATCTCAGGACACTCGTTCATTCTCTCGTACTCCGCACTTATCATTGCTGAAGAAATGGCACCTATGGCTACCATGGAGAGGAATCGGAACATTGTTCTTGATCTGTTATATGTGTCCCTTAATGGAATAGTATTCATCTGGATATGGATGTTTATGTGTACCTCTGTGTATTTTCATAATTTCTGGCAGAACGGTCTCGGGACTGTTTTTGGAATTCTGGCATGGTTTGTCACGTATCGGGTATGGTATCCAAAGCCCTTATCGCCTGGTCTTCCACTTAAGCCCACAAAGCAGAGTTGA